A window from Argopecten irradians isolate NY chromosome 3, Ai_NY, whole genome shotgun sequence encodes these proteins:
- the LOC138319102 gene encoding tryptophan--tRNA ligase, cytoplasmic-like isoform X1: protein MAEAAMADQHPAEEEAIVVPKAEAGIVDQHPAEEEALVEGDMLVTGRTHRDSNVDDDIVTPHFVEIKSKTGVDRQKLIDRFGSSKIDDALLKRIEKVTGKPVHHLLRRGIFFSHREMDLILTTVEQGKPFYLYTGRGPSSEAMHLGHLIPFIFTKWLQDTFDVPLVIQMTDDEKFLWKDLTIDEANRLAHENAKDIIACGFDIEKTFIFSDVEYISSCPDFYKYMCRIQKGVTFNQVKGIFGFTESDCIGKISFPAIQAAPSFSGAFPMIFNKKQDIQCLIPCAIDQDPYFRMTRDVAPKLGCKKPALLHSTFFPALQGAQSKMSASDPTSSIFLTDTDKQIKDKINKYAYSGGGSTVEEHKEKGGDCSVDVAFQYMKFFSEDDERLAQIEKDYTSGELLTGYLKKELIGVLQKLVGEHRERRAKVTDELVREFMTPRKLKFDYGTDQQAKK, encoded by the exons ATGGCCGAGGCTGCTATGGCTGATCAACATCCCGCGGAGGAGGAGGCTATAGTTGTACCTAAGGCCGAGGCTGGTATAGTTGATCAACATCCCGCGGAGGAGGAGGCTCTAGTTGAGGGGGATATGTTGGTGACTGGACGGACACATAGAGACAGTAATGTAGATGATGATATTGTGACTCCacattttgttgaaatcaaGTCTAAAACTGGTGTTGATCGCCAAAAACTTATAG ATAGATTTGGGAGTTCTAAAATTGATGATGCCCTGCTCAAAAGGATTGAGAAAGTCACAGGCAAGCCTGTCCATCATCTGTTACGGAGAGGCATTTTCTTCTCGCACAG AGAAATGGACCTGATCCTGACAACAGTTGAGCAGGGAAAGCCTTTCTACCTGTACACAGGGAGGGGTCCTTCATCAGAGGCCATGCATCTCGGACATCTCATCCCCTTTATATTTACTAA GTGGCTGCAGGACACGTTTGACGTACCTCTGGTCATCCAGATGACCGACGATGAGAAGTTTCTGTGGAAGGATCTGACTATTGACGAAGCCAACAGACTCGCCCATGAAAATGCAAAAGACATCATTGCCTGTGGCTTCGACATTGAAAAGACCTTTATCTTCAGTGATGTAGAATATATCTC CTCCTGTCCAGACTTCTACAAGTACATGTGTCGTATTCAGAAAGGTGTAACATTCAACCAAGTCAAGGGTATATTTGGCTTTACCGAGAGTGACTGTATCGGCAAAATCTCCTTCCCTGCTATCCAGGCTGCACCAAGCTTTAGTGGAGCTTTCCCTATGATCTTTAACAAGAAACAAGATATACAATGTCTTATCCCATGTGCAATAGACCAG GATCCGTACTTTAGGATGACCCGTGACGTGGCTCCAAAGCTCGGCTGTAAGAAGCCAGCACTGTTACACTCAACGTTCTTCCCTGCCCTCCAGGGAGCCCAGAGTAAGATGAGCGCCAGTGATCCCACCTCCTCCATTTTCCTCACTGACACAGACAAACAAATCAAGGACAAG ATCAACAAATACGCCTACTCTGGTGGCGGTAGTACAGTAGAGGAACACAAGGAGAAGGGAGGCGACTGTTCTGTTGATGTGGCCTTCCAGTATATGAAATTCTTCTCTGAAGACGATGAACGTCTGGCACAGATAGAAAAG GATTACACAAGTGGAGAACTTCTGACTGGCTATCTTAAGAAGGAACTGATTGGGGTGCTCCAGAAACTAGTTGGGGAACACAGAGAAAGGAGGGCAAAGGTCACTGATGAATTAGTGCGTGAATTTATGACACCACGAAAATTGAAGTTTGACTATGGGACAGATCAACAGgccaaaaaataa
- the LOC138319103 gene encoding leucine-rich repeat-containing protein 73-like — protein MAATIEIAEENLSDARVLGVCDALLGLKLRMLSLRKCVIDDHSFKRIMACVANSKTILQLALSVGVINDIARVKILALALQKNRSLVSLLVNGNAFGDEGMEILGTSLAQHPNIVALDVGDCNLGDNSLEFISDLLPQNGAKPGLADLTLSANTSISPEAWAKFAVALAVSSHLRELYVDYNRLGDYAASCLLVGLTSKRQIEVLDLEGTRITDHTAKLVAHLVDNFPVKLRRVILAENKINEELKEEIRQSLGDDINSEVQSLASTDLYTTGQSGNDSLNPLPKPVEVKIQQVEPVGTNKKIKKVKKNNRKNTTISTLGETEGDIKDDTVATDEDYKVLAKALEAGLSTGGTSDLGLTGQTNEDVVPEEDDEGDILNEVPVVEANRKLVNVTVSQPSHTTDWKSLGELMDADDDEGEFIN, from the exons ATGGCGGCCACGATTGAGATTGCAGAAGAAAATTTATCTGATGCCCGTGTTTTAGGCGTGTGTGACGCCTTATTGGGGTTGAAGCTACGTATGCTTTCACTCAGGAAATGTGTTATTGACGATCATTCATTCAAAAGGATAATGGCATGCGTGGCGAACAGTAAAACCATTCTACAGTTGGCTCTAAGTGTCGGAGTGATCAACGATATCGCAAGAGTAAAAATTCTGGCGCTGGCTCTACAGAAGAACAGATCACTGGTATCGCTCTT GGTGAATGGAAATGCATTTGGAGATGAAGGAATGGAGATCCTTGGCACATCACTTGCTCAGCACCCAAACATTGTCGCCCTTGATGTTGGAGACTGTAACCTTGGTGACAATTCCCTAGAGTTCATTAGTGACCTTTTACCTCAAAACGGAGCCAAACCTG GACTGGCAGACCTAACCCTGAGTGCCAACACGAGTATAAGTCCTGAAGCGTGGGCCAAGTTTGCTGTGGCCCTAGCTGTGAGCAGCCACTTACGTGAGTTGTATGTGGACTATAACAGACTAGGAGATTATGCTGCTAGTTGTCTTCTGGTCGGACTTACATCTAAACGACAAATAGAGGTCCTCGACTTGGAGGGCACTAGGATCACAGATCATACTGCAAAG ctTGTGGCCCATTTGGTGGATAACTTTCCAGTGAAGTTACGGCGTGTAATCCTagcagaaaacaaaataaacgaGGAGTTGAAGGAGGAAATTAGACAGAGTCTAGGGGATGACATTAACAGTGAGGTCCAAAGTCTAGCCAGCACTGACCTTTACACTACTGGTCAGTCTGGTAACGACAGTCTTAATCCTCTACCCAAACCTGTGGAGGTCAAAATTCAGCAGGTGGAGCCGGTCGGTACAAACAAAAAGATTAAAAAGGTGAAAAAGAACAATAGGAAAAACACTACCATCAGTACCCTAGGTGAAACTGAAGGTGATATAAAAGATGATACGGTAGCCACTGATGAAGATTATAAAGTGTTAGCCAAGGCCCTGGAGGCTGGACTAAGTACGGGGGGGACCAGTGACCTCGGCCTGACAGGGCAGACTAACGAGGACGTGGTACCAGAGGAGGACGACGAAGGTGATATTCTTAATGAAGTACCAGTTGTGGAAGCAAATAGAAAATTAGTGAATGTTACTGTGTCACAACCATCTCACACTACTGACTGGAAAAGTCTTGGTGAACTTATGGACGCTGACGATGATGAAGGAGAGTTCATAAATTAA
- the LOC138319102 gene encoding tryptophan--tRNA ligase, cytoplasmic-like isoform X2, with amino-acid sequence MASTDQVPDIEQPDQKATEEEDEVTPWTVSSKSEKGINYDKLIDRFGSSKIDDALLKRIEKVTGKPVHHLLRRGIFFSHREMDLILTTVEQGKPFYLYTGRGPSSEAMHLGHLIPFIFTKWLQDTFDVPLVIQMTDDEKFLWKDLTIDEANRLAHENAKDIIACGFDIEKTFIFSDVEYISSCPDFYKYMCRIQKGVTFNQVKGIFGFTESDCIGKISFPAIQAAPSFSGAFPMIFNKKQDIQCLIPCAIDQDPYFRMTRDVAPKLGCKKPALLHSTFFPALQGAQSKMSASDPTSSIFLTDTDKQIKDKINKYAYSGGGSTVEEHKEKGGDCSVDVAFQYMKFFSEDDERLAQIEKDYTSGELLTGYLKKELIGVLQKLVGEHRERRAKVTDELVREFMTPRKLKFDYGTDQQAKK; translated from the exons ATGGCTTCGACAGATCAGGTACCAGACATTGAACAGCCTGATCAAAAGGCTACAGAGGAGGAGGATGAAGTTACTCCCTGGACAGTGTCTAGTAAATCTGAAAAGGGTATCAACTATGACAAGCTTATTG ATAGATTTGGGAGTTCTAAAATTGATGATGCCCTGCTCAAAAGGATTGAGAAAGTCACAGGCAAGCCTGTCCATCATCTGTTACGGAGAGGCATTTTCTTCTCGCACAG AGAAATGGACCTGATCCTGACAACAGTTGAGCAGGGAAAGCCTTTCTACCTGTACACAGGGAGGGGTCCTTCATCAGAGGCCATGCATCTCGGACATCTCATCCCCTTTATATTTACTAA GTGGCTGCAGGACACGTTTGACGTACCTCTGGTCATCCAGATGACCGACGATGAGAAGTTTCTGTGGAAGGATCTGACTATTGACGAAGCCAACAGACTCGCCCATGAAAATGCAAAAGACATCATTGCCTGTGGCTTCGACATTGAAAAGACCTTTATCTTCAGTGATGTAGAATATATCTC CTCCTGTCCAGACTTCTACAAGTACATGTGTCGTATTCAGAAAGGTGTAACATTCAACCAAGTCAAGGGTATATTTGGCTTTACCGAGAGTGACTGTATCGGCAAAATCTCCTTCCCTGCTATCCAGGCTGCACCAAGCTTTAGTGGAGCTTTCCCTATGATCTTTAACAAGAAACAAGATATACAATGTCTTATCCCATGTGCAATAGACCAG GATCCGTACTTTAGGATGACCCGTGACGTGGCTCCAAAGCTCGGCTGTAAGAAGCCAGCACTGTTACACTCAACGTTCTTCCCTGCCCTCCAGGGAGCCCAGAGTAAGATGAGCGCCAGTGATCCCACCTCCTCCATTTTCCTCACTGACACAGACAAACAAATCAAGGACAAG ATCAACAAATACGCCTACTCTGGTGGCGGTAGTACAGTAGAGGAACACAAGGAGAAGGGAGGCGACTGTTCTGTTGATGTGGCCTTCCAGTATATGAAATTCTTCTCTGAAGACGATGAACGTCTGGCACAGATAGAAAAG GATTACACAAGTGGAGAACTTCTGACTGGCTATCTTAAGAAGGAACTGATTGGGGTGCTCCAGAAACTAGTTGGGGAACACAGAGAAAGGAGGGCAAAGGTCACTGATGAATTAGTGCGTGAATTTATGACACCACGAAAATTGAAGTTTGACTATGGGACAGATCAACAGgccaaaaaataa
- the LOC138319102 gene encoding tryptophan--tRNA ligase, cytoplasmic-like isoform X3, producing the protein MATDAEKLAKLSMEEGNGDVVNPWNVSSSSQKGIDYDKLINRFGSSKIDDALLKRIEKVTGKPVHHLLRRGIFFSHREMDLILTTVEQGKPFYLYTGRGPSSEAMHLGHLIPFIFTKWLQDTFDVPLVIQMTDDEKFLWKDLTIDEANRLAHENAKDIIACGFDIEKTFIFSDVEYISSCPDFYKYMCRIQKGVTFNQVKGIFGFTESDCIGKISFPAIQAAPSFSGAFPMIFNKKQDIQCLIPCAIDQDPYFRMTRDVAPKLGCKKPALLHSTFFPALQGAQSKMSASDPTSSIFLTDTDKQIKDKINKYAYSGGGSTVEEHKEKGGDCSVDVAFQYMKFFSEDDERLAQIEKDYTSGELLTGYLKKELIGVLQKLVGEHRERRAKVTDELVREFMTPRKLKFDYGTDQQAKK; encoded by the exons ATAGATTTGGGAGTTCTAAAATTGATGATGCCCTGCTCAAAAGGATTGAGAAAGTCACAGGCAAGCCTGTCCATCATCTGTTACGGAGAGGCATTTTCTTCTCGCACAG AGAAATGGACCTGATCCTGACAACAGTTGAGCAGGGAAAGCCTTTCTACCTGTACACAGGGAGGGGTCCTTCATCAGAGGCCATGCATCTCGGACATCTCATCCCCTTTATATTTACTAA GTGGCTGCAGGACACGTTTGACGTACCTCTGGTCATCCAGATGACCGACGATGAGAAGTTTCTGTGGAAGGATCTGACTATTGACGAAGCCAACAGACTCGCCCATGAAAATGCAAAAGACATCATTGCCTGTGGCTTCGACATTGAAAAGACCTTTATCTTCAGTGATGTAGAATATATCTC CTCCTGTCCAGACTTCTACAAGTACATGTGTCGTATTCAGAAAGGTGTAACATTCAACCAAGTCAAGGGTATATTTGGCTTTACCGAGAGTGACTGTATCGGCAAAATCTCCTTCCCTGCTATCCAGGCTGCACCAAGCTTTAGTGGAGCTTTCCCTATGATCTTTAACAAGAAACAAGATATACAATGTCTTATCCCATGTGCAATAGACCAG GATCCGTACTTTAGGATGACCCGTGACGTGGCTCCAAAGCTCGGCTGTAAGAAGCCAGCACTGTTACACTCAACGTTCTTCCCTGCCCTCCAGGGAGCCCAGAGTAAGATGAGCGCCAGTGATCCCACCTCCTCCATTTTCCTCACTGACACAGACAAACAAATCAAGGACAAG ATCAACAAATACGCCTACTCTGGTGGCGGTAGTACAGTAGAGGAACACAAGGAGAAGGGAGGCGACTGTTCTGTTGATGTGGCCTTCCAGTATATGAAATTCTTCTCTGAAGACGATGAACGTCTGGCACAGATAGAAAAG GATTACACAAGTGGAGAACTTCTGACTGGCTATCTTAAGAAGGAACTGATTGGGGTGCTCCAGAAACTAGTTGGGGAACACAGAGAAAGGAGGGCAAAGGTCACTGATGAATTAGTGCGTGAATTTATGACACCACGAAAATTGAAGTTTGACTATGGGACAGATCAACAGgccaaaaaataa